DNA from Paraburkholderia sp. ZP32-5:
GTCAGATGCGGCACGACCGGATACAGCACGCGCAGCATCACGCCATAGGTTTCGCGCAGCACGGCCGGCTGGGCGCCCTTCGCGCCGTCGAGCGCGTTGAGCATCTTCATCGCGGCCGACACCACGGTGTTGTACTGCAGACGCTGATAGTCGAAATCGGCCTGCTTCAGCACGCTATAGATTTCACGGCGCAGCGCCTTGTCGACTTCGGCCATCTGGGCAGCGTCGAACTGGCCACCCGAGCGCAGCGCGGTTTCGTTCGCGTGACCGAAGTTCCACACGCGGCGCAGGAAGCGGCTCGCGCCTTCCACACCCGAGCCCGACCACTCGAGCTGCTGCTCGGGCGGCGCGGCGAACATCACGAACAGACGCGCGGTATCCGCGCCATGCTGGTCGATCAGCATCTGCGGGTCGACGCCGTTGTTCTTCGACTTCGACATCTTTTCAACGCCGCCGAGCACGACCGGCTGACCGTCCGCGTTCAGCACCGCGCCGACCGGGCGACCCTTGTCGTCGAACGATACCGTGACGTCGGCCGGGTTGTACCAGGTCTTCTTGCCCGCTTCGTTTTCGCGGAAATACGTTTCGTTGAGCACCATGCCCTGGGTCAGCAGGTTCTTGGCCGGCTCGCCGAACTTGACGAGGCCGAGGTCGCGCATCACCTTCGCCCAGAAACGCGAGTACAGCAGGTGCAGGATCGCGTGCTCGATGCCGCCGATGTACTGATCCATCGGCGCCCAGTAATCGGTGCGCTCGTCGACCATCGTCTTCGCGTCCGGCGACGCGTAGCGGTAGAAGTACCACGACGAATCGACGAAGGTGTCCATCGTGTCGGTTTCGCGCTTGGCCGCGCCGCCGCAGGTCGGGCACGTGCAGTTCACGAACGCCTCGGACTTCGCGAGCGGATTGCCCGTGCCGTCCGGCACGAGGTCTTCCGGCAGCACCACCGGCAGATCCTTCTCCGGCACCGGCACGTCGCCGCAGGTCGGGCAGTGGATGATCGGAATCGGCGTGCCCCAGTAGCGCTGGCGCGATACGCCCCAGTCGCGCAGACGCCAAGTGATCTGCTTGTCGCCGAGGCTGAGTTCTTTCAGGTCGGCTGCGATGCGATCGACCGCCGCGTCATACGCGAGACCTTCGTACTTGCCGCTGTTGATCAGCGTGCCGGTCTTCTCGCCGTACCACTCTTGCCACGCTTCAGTCGAGAACTCCTTGCCTTCGACCGCCACCACCTGCTTGACCGGGATGCCGTACTTCTTCACGAACGCGAAATCGCGCTCGTCGTGCGCCGGCACGCCCATCACCGCGCCTTCGCCGTAGCTCATCAGCACGTAGTTGCCGATCCACACTTCGACCTTTTCCTGCGTCAGCGGATGCGTAACGTAGAAGCCGGTGGCCATGCCCTTCTTTTCCATCGTCGCGACGTCGGCTTCGGCAACGCCGCCGCGCTTGCATTCTTCGATGAAGGTTTGCAGTTCCGGCTTGTCCTGCGCGAGACGCGTGGCGAGCGGATGCTCGGCGGCGACCGCGCAGAACGTGACGCCCATGATCGTGTCGGCGCGCGTCGTGAACACGCGCAGCAGCTTATGCTCGC
Protein-coding regions in this window:
- the leuS gene encoding leucine--tRNA ligase; translation: MHEKYVPSDVEAAAQGQWRAIDAYKTTEATDKPKFYCVSMLPYPSGKLHMGHVRNYTINDVMYRYLRMNGYNVLMPMGWDAFGMPAENAAMANNVPPAQWTYDNIAYMKKQMQSMGLAIDWSREVATCSPDYYKWNQWLFLKMLEKGIAYKKTGTVNWDPVDQTVLANEQVIDGRGWRSGALVEKREIPMYYMRITQYADELLNDLDGLGWPERVKIMQQNWIGKSFGVNFGFPYEIDGEHKLLRVFTTRADTIMGVTFCAVAAEHPLATRLAQDKPELQTFIEECKRGGVAEADVATMEKKGMATGFYVTHPLTQEKVEVWIGNYVLMSYGEGAVMGVPAHDERDFAFVKKYGIPVKQVVAVEGKEFSTEAWQEWYGEKTGTLINSGKYEGLAYDAAVDRIAADLKELSLGDKQITWRLRDWGVSRQRYWGTPIPIIHCPTCGDVPVPEKDLPVVLPEDLVPDGTGNPLAKSEAFVNCTCPTCGGAAKRETDTMDTFVDSSWYFYRYASPDAKTMVDERTDYWAPMDQYIGGIEHAILHLLYSRFWAKVMRDLGLVKFGEPAKNLLTQGMVLNETYFRENEAGKKTWYNPADVTVSFDDKGRPVGAVLNADGQPVVLGGVEKMSKSKNNGVDPQMLIDQHGADTARLFVMFAAPPEQQLEWSGSGVEGASRFLRRVWNFGHANETALRSGGQFDAAQMAEVDKALRREIYSVLKQADFDYQRLQYNTVVSAAMKMLNALDGAKGAQPAVLRETYGVMLRVLYPVVPHLTFQLWQELGYADEFGPLLDASWPKVDEKALEQAEIELVLQVNGKVRGALTVAKDASREAIEQIAAAHEMVAKFSEGKAPKKIIVVPGRLVNVVV